The genomic window GACCAGGGACATCTCGAACCCGCCCCGGTTCGGAGGCTTGCCCCCGGGCGACGGGAAGGCCGTCGCGTCGGCCTTCTCCGACAGGGCGGGGCTGGAGGGCGGGTCGAGGGCCCGGCCGGCTGGCACGCGCCAGTACGCCGCCAGCGATCGCCCCGGGAACGGCGAGCCCTCTCCGAGGCCCAGGAGGTCCATCAGCGTCGCGGGCAGGTCGCGCAGGCTCACGGCGGTCCCCTCCGCCCGGCCCGAGGGCGCCCCCGGGGCGAGGATCACCAGCGGCACGCCCACCTCCTGGATCTCGACCGCGTGCGCATGGCCCCAGATGTTGTGCTCGCCGAACCCCTCGCCGTGGTCCGCGGTCAGCACCACGATCGTGTTCTCCAGGAGCCCCCTGCCCTGGAGCGCATCCATCAGCCGTCCGAACTGCTCGTCGAGGAAGGCGATGCACGACTCGTAGCAGTCGCGGACCAGCGTGTAGTCGCGCGGCGTCAGGTCCCCCTTGATCGCCCCGATGTAGTCGAAGAGGGTCCGATAGTCGCCAGCTCCCCTGGGCGCGATCCCGAACCGACCCGCGAACCGGGCCGGTGGGACGTACGGCTCGTGGGCGTCGAACAGGTTCAGGAACGCGAAGAACGGCCGATCCGCCCTCCTCCGGTCCAGCCAGCCCAGGAACGAGGCGTTGATCCCCTCCGCCCCGCTCGCCTGGAGCGTCGCCCATTTCCGCTCGTAGGGATCGACGTAAAGGAGCAGTCGCTCCAGCACCCACTTGCCCGGGACGGTGCGCGTCAGCAGGGCCCGCGGCGTGAGTGCATAGTCGTCGTAATGGACGAAGCCGCGGTCCAGGCCCGTCTCGTAGTTGCAGGAGTTCGTGTTCCCGACGAATCCCGCCGTCTGGTACCCCCGCGAGGACAGGTACTCCGCGAGCGTCCGATGCGGCGTGTCGAGCGCGGGCTTCCACTGAGCATCGATCTGGAACGGCCAGTACCCCGTGAAGAAGGTGGCATGGGACGGATACGTCCAGGGCGAAGGGGCGAGCGCCTTGCCGTAGCGAACCCCCTTGGCCGCCCATCGCGCCAGGTTGGGGGTCGTCTCCCGCGCATAGCCTTGCAGGCCGAGGCTCGTGCTGCGGACGGTGTCCCAGACGATGAGCACGACGTTGGGCGCCGACGCCGACGCGGCGGGGAGCGAGGCGACCGCCCGCGATTCGCCGATCATCCGCCGCCCGGTCGTGCCGGCGAAGCCGAGGACCAGCAGGCAGGCAAGGCCGGCCAGGCTCCTGCGCACCCAGCCGACGCGGGGGCCGAAGCCCCGGGCCGCCACGAGGTCGCTGAACAGCCTGCCGATGCCGGCGGCCAGGACCAGGGTGGAGAGGAGATGGAGGGGCAGGCGGAGCAGGGCGAACCAGGACGCGAGCGTCGCGAGCAGCCAGGAACAGGCCCGGAGCGACGACCGCCGGGGCCATCGCCACGTCACGAGGGCCAGCACGGCCGCGGGCGGGAGCATCAGCGCGACGTGGCCGAGCGGGACCGTCCAGAGGAAGTCTCGGGCAGTTCGATACGACCCTTCCGGGTTCAGGGCGAACCTCTTGAGGACGACCTCCCCGACATCAACATACCCCGCGACCAGCCCCAGCCAGGCCGCCATGAGGAGCACGGCAACGGGGGTCGCCGGGCGGGCGTCGGCCCGGCCCTCCGGGGACGTCGAGCGAGCCTCATCCATCACCAACGGCCTCGACGGATCATTGAGCGGGGGCATGGAGTGCGTACACGAGGAGTATAACCCGGGGGCGATACGGAGCGGGCATCCGCCTGGAGCCCCGCCTGCAAGGCTGGAGCGATCGCGTAGCGTCGCCTCCGGCCCTGCCGCGGCCGTCCGGAGGGGCGGCCATCTCCCCTCCCGCGCGAGGCGTACGATCCGGCCGGATGGACCACGCGACCCGCCCCATGAGCCTACCCCGGGGCGAAGGTCACAGCGAGCCGCCGCACCGGAGGGTCGCCGCCAGGCCGAAATGATCGGATGCGTACAGGGTCGGGTCGCGCGGGGAGGGCCGGTCGAGGATCAGGTCGCAATCGAGCACCTCGACGCCGGGGCCCGCGAAGATGTAGTCGAGGGTGCCCCGCCAGGGCCCGCCCGGGGTGTTCGAGAAGAGGCGGAGCATGGCCCGAGTGGCCGGGCCGCGTACCCTGCCGCCGGTGACCAGCGGCGTCGGGCAGGTATGGCTCGGCTCGCGCCCGCGGGCCGCCTCGTGGGCGGAGGCGAATCCCTCCTTCATCATCGCGATCGCCCGCGACCCCGGCGTGGCGTTGAAGTCGCCGCAGGCGACGACCGGCAGCCCGGCGGCCCTCGTCGCGATCCACCCCCGGAGCCGCTCCACCTGCCGGACCCGCGCGCCGTGGACGCCGGGCGGCCAGTAGAAGTGCCCATTGACGAGCGCCAGCGGGCCCTCGCCGGCCCGCACCTCGACGAGCTGGGCCGTCCGCCGCTGGCTGCCGAGGTCCAGGGTCTCATGCCGGGCGACCGGCAGGCGGCTGAGGACGGCGATCCCCTCCCGCCCTCGCCCCCTGCCCGACTTCGGGCAGATCTGCACCTCGTAGCCGCCGAGCGCGTCGGCCAGCCAGCGGGCGGTGCCCGACCCCGGCGGGGTGGTCACCTCCTGCAAGGCGATGAGGTCGAGCGAGAGCGCGGCCAACCCCTCCGCCAGCAGCGACCTCCGCTCGTTCCACCGCGAGAGGTCGTTGAGGATGTTGATCGTGGCCACCCGGACCGTCGGATTCATGGCGGCGCCCTGGCCGGACGTGAGAGACTCGTCATGTCCCGGAATCCGGGCCGTACCATTCTGGCCCGCCCCGCGCCGCCACGGCGAGGGGCGGGCCATGGAAAGGGGGATGCGATGGCCAACGAACGGCGGCTCATGGCCCTCGCGCTCGGGAACCTCGGCTTCGGGATCGCGGCCGCCATGCTGGCCCCCACCAAGGTCTACGGCGTGTACGGCGCGGAGGGCTTCCTCATGGTGCCGTCCCTGGCCTCGAACTTCTGCCAGGCCGTCCTGCTCCCCCTGTGGGTGGCCTATGCCGGGGCGCCTACGTGGAGGCGGGTGGCCGGGCTGGTCGCCGGCACGGCCTACCTCGAGGCCCTCGCCCCCGCCGTCGTGAGGCGAGAGATACCCGGCATCGTCGCGGTCGCGGTCGCCGCGACCACGGCGGTCTGCTACGTGGGGCGGGCGCTCGGCATCCGGATCGCCCGGCGAGAGGCCGGCGACGAGCCCCCGGGGGCCAGGTTCGGGCCGTTGAGGTTCTCGATCCGGGGCCTGATGCTCGTCACCGCCGCGGTCGCCGTGCTCTGCGCCGGGGCGAGGGCCTTGCAGGAATCCTCGGCGCCCATCGCTGGCCTGCCGGCAGCCTGGGCGCTGTGCATCGTCGCCGTGGGGCTGGCGGCCCTGTGGGCCTCGCTGGGGGATGCCCGCCCTCGGGCGCGGGGGCCGGCCGTGCCGGCCCTCGCCTCCCTGCTGGGTGCCTCCCTCGCCTACGCCTTCGGGGCCCACGCCCGGGGCTGGGTCTACAT from Aquisphaera giovannonii includes these protein-coding regions:
- a CDS encoding sulfatase, producing MDEARSTSPEGRADARPATPVAVLLMAAWLGLVAGYVDVGEVVLKRFALNPEGSYRTARDFLWTVPLGHVALMLPPAAVLALVTWRWPRRSSLRACSWLLATLASWFALLRLPLHLLSTLVLAAGIGRLFSDLVAARGFGPRVGWVRRSLAGLACLLVLGFAGTTGRRMIGESRAVASLPAASASAPNVVLIVWDTVRSTSLGLQGYARETTPNLARWAAKGVRYGKALAPSPWTYPSHATFFTGYWPFQIDAQWKPALDTPHRTLAEYLSSRGYQTAGFVGNTNSCNYETGLDRGFVHYDDYALTPRALLTRTVPGKWVLERLLLYVDPYERKWATLQASGAEGINASFLGWLDRRRADRPFFAFLNLFDAHEPYVPPARFAGRFGIAPRGAGDYRTLFDYIGAIKGDLTPRDYTLVRDCYESCIAFLDEQFGRLMDALQGRGLLENTIVVLTADHGEGFGEHNIWGHAHAVEIQEVGVPLVILAPGAPSGRAEGTAVSLRDLPATLMDLLGLGEGSPFPGRSLAAYWRVPAGRALDPPSSPALSEKADATAFPSPGGKPPNRGGFEMSLVAPFGYQYIRNGEGKEMVFHLWRDAWAQRNLIGTPEGDAMAGRLRAMLLQALTDDRASPAVEDAYMREYRRGLADLVNHAAPAPTGPPSRDAAGPPPTQPAE
- a CDS encoding endonuclease/exonuclease/phosphatase family protein; protein product: MNPTVRVATINILNDLSRWNERRSLLAEGLAALSLDLIALQEVTTPPGSGTARWLADALGGYEVQICPKSGRGRGREGIAVLSRLPVARHETLDLGSQRRTAQLVEVRAGEGPLALVNGHFYWPPGVHGARVRQVERLRGWIATRAAGLPVVACGDFNATPGSRAIAMMKEGFASAHEAARGREPSHTCPTPLVTGGRVRGPATRAMLRLFSNTPGGPWRGTLDYIFAGPGVEVLDCDLILDRPSPRDPTLYASDHFGLAATLRCGGSL